GGTGCACCACCTTTGATGAGGCGTTCGCACAGGTCGGTGACCACTTCCAGGCCGAAGGCCTTGATGCTGGCGGTGTCGTCACCGAAGCCTTGCAAGCGCAGGCGGATCCAGCGGGGGATTTCGGCGCCACAGGCGTCGCTGAAGCGCATCAGCTGCGACGAGCTGGCGATGGGCATGATGCCGGGAACGACCGGGATGGTCACGCCCAGCTTGCGGGCGTCGTCCACCAGGCGGAAGTAGGCATCGGCGTTGTAGAAGTACTGCGTCATGGCCGAATTGGCCCCGGCGTGGACTTTGATGGCGAAGGCGTTCAGGTCGGCATCCGCCGATTTGGCCTGGGGGTGCACTTCGGGGTAGCAGGCCACCTCGATGTGGAAGGCATTGCCGGTTTCGGCGCGGATGAAGGCCACCAGGTCGCTGGC
This sequence is a window from Rhodoferax sp. WC2427. Protein-coding genes within it:
- the metF gene encoding methylenetetrahydrofolate reductase [NAD(P)H]; translation: MAKNIPLSLEFFPPKTPEGAAKLRTVRQALYALKPEFCSVTFGAGGSTQEGTFSTVAEILAEGVSAASHFSCVGATKATVRAQLATLRSMGVKRLVALRGDLPSGYGAGGEFHYASDLVAFIRAETGNAFHIEVACYPEVHPQAKSADADLNAFAIKVHAGANSAMTQYFYNADAYFRLVDDARKLGVTIPVVPGIMPIASSSQLMRFSDACGAEIPRWIRLRLQGFGDDTASIKAFGLEVVTDLCERLIKGGAPSLHFYTMNQSVATLEICKRLGLGS